Proteins from a genomic interval of Amycolatopsis sp. cg13:
- a CDS encoding acetyl-CoA C-acetyltransferase, protein MATRKTPAVRKVAIVGGNRIPFARSNGPYSRASNQDMFTAALDGLVSRFSLQGEVIGEVAAGAVLKHSKDFNLARESVLGSKLSPATPASDVQMACGTGLQAVINVAHKIALGEIDSAIAGGVDTTSDAPLAVNANLRQILVQLNAAKTLADRLKLVAKLRPGHIVPEIPRNAEPRTGLSMGEHAALTAQVWDVTREAQDELAATSHRNLAAAYDRGFFDDLVTPYLKLARDQNLRPDSSVEKLAKLKPVYGGPDGTMTAGNSTPLTDGASTVLLATEQWAKAHKLPVLAYLTFSQTAAVDYVHGDEGLLMAPAYAVPRMLERAGLTLQDFDFYEIHEAFASQVLATLKAWEDPAFAKEKLGLDAPLGSIDRTKLNVNGSSLAAGHPFAATGGRIVATLAKLLNEKGSGRGLISICAAGGQGVTAILEK, encoded by the coding sequence ATGGCGACCAGGAAAACCCCGGCGGTGCGCAAGGTCGCGATCGTCGGCGGGAACCGGATCCCGTTCGCACGGTCGAACGGCCCGTACTCCCGGGCCTCGAACCAGGACATGTTCACCGCCGCGCTGGACGGTCTCGTCAGCCGGTTTTCGCTGCAGGGCGAGGTGATCGGCGAGGTCGCCGCCGGTGCGGTGCTCAAGCACTCCAAGGACTTCAACCTCGCCCGCGAGAGCGTGCTGGGCAGCAAGCTCTCGCCCGCGACGCCGGCGTCGGACGTCCAGATGGCGTGCGGCACCGGATTGCAGGCAGTCATCAACGTCGCCCACAAGATCGCGCTCGGGGAAATCGATTCGGCGATCGCGGGCGGCGTGGACACCACGAGTGACGCCCCGCTGGCGGTGAACGCCAACCTGCGCCAGATCCTCGTGCAGCTCAACGCGGCGAAGACGCTCGCCGACCGGCTCAAGCTGGTCGCGAAGCTCCGGCCGGGCCACATCGTCCCGGAGATCCCGCGCAACGCCGAACCGCGCACCGGATTGTCGATGGGGGAGCACGCCGCGCTCACCGCGCAGGTCTGGGACGTCACCCGCGAGGCGCAGGACGAGCTCGCCGCGACCAGCCACCGCAACCTCGCCGCCGCCTACGACCGCGGATTCTTCGACGACCTGGTCACGCCGTACCTCAAGCTCGCCCGCGACCAGAACCTCCGCCCGGACTCCTCGGTCGAAAAGCTCGCCAAGCTCAAGCCGGTCTACGGCGGCCCGGACGGAACCATGACGGCGGGCAACTCGACGCCGCTGACCGACGGCGCGTCGACCGTCCTGCTCGCGACCGAACAGTGGGCGAAGGCGCACAAGCTGCCGGTGCTGGCGTACCTGACGTTCAGCCAGACCGCCGCCGTCGACTACGTGCACGGCGACGAGGGTCTGCTGATGGCCCCCGCGTACGCGGTGCCGCGGATGCTCGAGCGCGCCGGATTGACGTTGCAGGACTTCGACTTCTACGAGATCCACGAGGCGTTCGCGTCGCAGGTGCTCGCCACGCTCAAGGCGTGGGAGGACCCGGCGTTCGCCAAGGAGAAGCTCGGCCTCGACGCGCCGCTCGGCTCGATCGACCGCACCAAGCTGAACGTGAACGGCTCCTCGCTGGCGGCCGGGCACCCGTTCGCCGCGACCGGCGGCCGGATCGTCGCGACGCTCGCGAAACTGCTGAACGAGAAGGGTTCCGGGCGCGGCCTGATCTCCATTTGCGCGGCTGGCGGCCAGGGCGTCACCGCGATCCTGGAGAAGTAA